In Achromobacter xylosoxidans A8, a single window of DNA contains:
- a CDS encoding translocation/assembly module TamB domain-containing protein → MKGLRKFLRHVLVWWLPGLAMLAVLAGGFLFWLVGSQNGTRLLLTTAAQQLNGQALDVNGSLLRGVSVGKLDLDAGGTRVDITDLHLDVNWRALGDRLLHVREVSAGSVYIGLASSPETAPAEDDGEPFSLPELPVDIAVDRVALGDFQLEQDGQPLPVTLGNLDATFAAGKQGAQLRIASLHVGHEAAQADISGQAELQGMADPWPFAARLDVTARGTGPDSPLCEADKLSSVYERQAGVAKKPDPKAGAKVDPKAEGKADPKHETKVAPAAPSEPPRPACQVVLRADAAGSLDGIQAKLDGEGSGLLLDLTADLAPRTALVLRSARAQAQLPDKSTLAAQLDLQSDTAQGAGRERIAGTISAQRLDLSPWLGKDIPPALLTLRGEVRADIENLSQLRHAAVDLRFEEGTRWNKQPLTGALKAQVDIAAADAAAAGAAAAPSTDTAAAGAAPVAADADPLAGLRIHGLDVDLKLGRNRIQAKGELDAKDGALTLDAQAPQLDAFWPGIPGGAEVKGKLAGTLASHRGELAAGYTPPKPRPGVLGEAPAKANIAFAGSWGKGPAGTPDAALAGWRGTFSRLTAETAGFAVSADRPVTLAFLPSAVEPQWQWQVGQTALSLTLPGKERVVLAHRGSRGGGKRWETAGQADNLVITAAMARQVIGAVDPEAAAKLGKRPGRVNAMVPEGQRRIALDVLWDLKFDGRLGGKARIARREGDLLIPGDPPIPLGLKALVLDLTATPTSANASRLDAKINLATDKMGVVNGTGTAVLVVDAKGGMALDPRQPLRAKLDADIADLAWVSLFVGDSMEVGGSVKANLEAQGTLAGKWSANGNIRGDKLRVVRIDDGVRLIDGTLSARLDGDRVVLDSLRFPASLRVMPAEWRTKEWITTNPEAKGGYAEAKGQWNFIDGGGDIRLTLYRFPALQRSDRYAMVSGVIDLKAAMPRIDIVGDLKADAGWFSLEILQGVPSLDDDVKVRRPGDDPGTVSTPLQTSMNLKFDMGPRFYITGMGLDAGLLGSIQILLQDGRLTGVGALRTRGGGIEAYGQKLRLSRGTLTFQGRLDNPLLDIEALRTGEQVEAGVKVVGTAQRPRIDLVSYPDVSDVEKLSWLLLGRGPDESGGDAALLMSVGTALLGGGQPFYKQFGLDDVSIKTGNIGSSGSILPDRTVAGDVNRDSDSQLATQFLVASKTFANGITLSVEQALAGSDTVGRASYRLARGLSVDLKGGAVNGIALVYRTFWGN, encoded by the coding sequence TTGAAGGGCCTGCGCAAATTTCTGCGCCATGTGCTGGTGTGGTGGTTGCCTGGCCTGGCCATGCTGGCGGTGCTGGCGGGCGGCTTTCTGTTCTGGCTGGTCGGGTCGCAGAACGGCACGCGGCTGCTCCTGACCACGGCCGCCCAGCAATTGAACGGCCAGGCGCTGGACGTGAACGGCTCGCTGCTGCGCGGCGTGTCGGTGGGCAAGCTGGACCTCGACGCGGGCGGTACCCGCGTCGACATCACCGACCTGCATCTGGACGTGAACTGGCGCGCCCTGGGCGATCGCCTGCTGCATGTGCGCGAGGTCTCGGCGGGCTCGGTGTACATCGGCCTGGCCTCATCGCCCGAGACGGCGCCTGCCGAGGATGATGGCGAGCCGTTCTCGCTGCCGGAACTGCCGGTGGATATTGCCGTGGACCGGGTGGCGCTGGGCGACTTCCAGTTGGAGCAGGACGGCCAGCCGCTGCCCGTGACGCTGGGCAATCTGGACGCCACCTTCGCCGCAGGCAAGCAGGGCGCGCAACTGCGCATCGCCAGCCTGCACGTGGGCCATGAGGCCGCGCAGGCGGACATCTCCGGCCAGGCCGAACTGCAAGGCATGGCCGATCCCTGGCCGTTCGCCGCACGGCTGGACGTGACCGCGCGCGGAACCGGCCCCGATTCGCCGCTGTGCGAGGCCGATAAGCTGAGCAGCGTGTATGAACGTCAGGCGGGCGTCGCCAAAAAACCTGATCCCAAGGCCGGCGCCAAGGTCGATCCTAAAGCCGAGGGCAAGGCCGATCCCAAGCACGAAACCAAGGTCGCGCCCGCCGCGCCGTCCGAGCCGCCCCGGCCCGCCTGCCAGGTCGTGCTGCGCGCCGATGCCGCCGGTTCGCTGGATGGTATCCAGGCCAAGCTGGACGGCGAAGGGTCCGGCCTGCTGCTGGACCTGACCGCCGACCTGGCGCCGCGCACGGCGCTGGTGCTGCGCAGCGCCAGGGCGCAGGCGCAACTGCCCGACAAATCGACCCTGGCCGCGCAGCTCGATCTGCAATCCGATACCGCGCAGGGCGCGGGCCGCGAGCGCATCGCGGGCACGATCAGCGCCCAGCGCCTGGATCTGTCGCCCTGGCTGGGCAAGGACATTCCGCCTGCGTTGCTGACCTTGCGCGGCGAGGTGCGGGCCGACATCGAGAACCTGAGCCAGCTGCGCCATGCCGCGGTGGACCTGCGCTTCGAAGAGGGTACGCGCTGGAACAAGCAACCGTTGACCGGCGCGCTCAAGGCCCAGGTAGATATCGCGGCGGCCGATGCCGCGGCGGCCGGTGCCGCGGCAGCCCCGTCGACCGATACCGCCGCGGCCGGCGCAGCGCCTGTCGCTGCCGACGCCGATCCGCTCGCCGGGCTGCGCATCCATGGCCTGGACGTGGACCTGAAGCTGGGCCGCAACCGGATCCAGGCCAAGGGCGAGCTGGACGCCAAGGACGGCGCGTTGACCCTGGACGCCCAGGCGCCCCAGCTCGACGCGTTCTGGCCCGGCATCCCCGGCGGCGCGGAAGTGAAGGGCAAGCTGGCGGGTACGCTGGCCTCGCACCGCGGCGAGCTTGCCGCCGGCTACACGCCGCCCAAGCCGCGCCCGGGCGTTCTGGGCGAGGCTCCCGCCAAGGCCAACATCGCCTTTGCCGGTTCCTGGGGCAAGGGGCCGGCGGGCACGCCAGACGCGGCGCTGGCGGGTTGGCGTGGCACGTTCTCGCGGCTTACGGCCGAGACCGCCGGTTTTGCCGTGTCCGCGGACCGGCCGGTTACGCTGGCCTTCCTGCCGTCTGCCGTGGAGCCGCAATGGCAATGGCAGGTGGGGCAGACGGCGTTGAGCCTGACCCTGCCCGGCAAGGAGCGCGTGGTGCTGGCGCACCGGGGGTCGCGGGGCGGCGGCAAGCGCTGGGAAACCGCGGGCCAGGCCGACAACCTGGTGATCACGGCCGCCATGGCGCGCCAGGTGATCGGCGCGGTCGATCCCGAAGCCGCGGCCAAGCTGGGCAAGCGACCCGGCCGCGTCAACGCGATGGTGCCGGAGGGCCAGCGCCGCATCGCGCTGGACGTGCTGTGGGACCTGAAGTTCGACGGCCGGCTGGGTGGCAAGGCGCGCATCGCGCGCCGCGAGGGCGATCTGCTGATACCGGGCGATCCTCCGATCCCGCTGGGCTTGAAGGCGCTGGTGCTGGACCTGACCGCTACGCCGACGTCCGCCAATGCCAGCCGCCTGGACGCCAAGATCAATCTGGCGACCGACAAGATGGGCGTCGTCAACGGCACCGGCACCGCCGTGCTGGTGGTGGACGCCAAGGGCGGCATGGCGCTGGACCCGCGCCAGCCGCTGCGTGCCAAGCTGGACGCCGACATCGCCGACCTGGCCTGGGTCAGCCTGTTCGTGGGCGACTCGATGGAGGTCGGCGGCTCGGTCAAGGCCAATCTGGAAGCCCAGGGCACCCTGGCTGGAAAATGGTCGGCCAACGGCAACATCCGCGGCGACAAGCTGCGCGTGGTCCGCATCGACGACGGTGTGCGGCTGATCGACGGCACCTTGTCCGCGCGCCTGGACGGCGACCGGGTGGTACTGGATAGCCTGCGCTTCCCGGCCTCGTTGCGGGTGATGCCGGCCGAATGGCGCACCAAGGAATGGATCACCACCAACCCCGAGGCCAAGGGCGGCTACGCCGAGGCCAAGGGACAGTGGAATTTCATCGACGGCGGCGGCGACATCCGGCTGACCCTGTACCGCTTCCCGGCGCTGCAGCGCTCGGACCGCTACGCCATGGTGTCCGGCGTCATCGACCTGAAGGCGGCCATGCCGCGCATCGACATCGTGGGCGACCTGAAGGCGGACGCGGGCTGGTTCAGCCTGGAAATCCTGCAGGGCGTGCCTTCGCTGGACGACGACGTCAAGGTGCGCCGGCCGGGCGACGACCCCGGAACGGTCTCCACGCCGCTGCAGACCAGCATGAACCTGAAGTTCGACATGGGGCCGCGCTTCTACATCACCGGCATGGGATTGGACGCCGGCCTGCTGGGCTCCATCCAGATCCTGCTGCAGGACGGGCGCCTGACCGGCGTGGGCGCGCTGCGCACCCGTGGCGGCGGCATCGAGGCCTACGGCCAGAAGCTGCGCCTGAGCCGCGGCACGCTGACCTTCCAGGGGCGCCTGGACAACCCCTTGCTGGACATCGAGGCGCTGCGCACGGGCGAACAGGTCGAGGCGGGCGTCAAGGTAGTCGGCACCGCCCAGCGGCCGCGCATCGACCTGGTGTCCTATCCGGACGTCAGCGACGTGGAAAAACTGTCCTGGCTGCTGCTGGGCCGAGGCCCCGACGAAAGCGGCGGCGACGCCGCGCTGCTGATGTCGGTGGGTACGGCGCTGCTGGGCGGCGGACAGCCGTTCTACAAGCAGTTCGGCCTGGACGACGTCAGCATCAAGACGGGCAACATCGGTAGCTCGGGCAGCATCCTGCCGGACCGCACGGTGGCCGGCGACGTCAACCGGGACAGCGACAGCCAGCTTGCCACGCAATTCCTGGTGGCCAGCAAGACTTTCGCCAATGGCATCACGCTGAGCGTGGAGCAGGCGCTGGCGGGCAGCGATACCGTCGGCCGGGCCAGCTACCGGCTGGCGCGCGGCCTGTCGGTGGACCTGAAGGGCGGGGCGGTCAACGGCATCGCGCTGGTCTACCGGACCTTCTGGGGGAACTGA
- a CDS encoding autotransporter assembly complex protein TamA produces MRWAARAFLAGLVVMTGEAWAKRPEIIVDPGGVPPAALQAITEAVDAIARLAEDQDGGEINRLRRRARDATLAALATQGYFSPTVKLEAGTDIGGETWDISIVSGKRTTVTSVDLDFTGRITRPEFASRVQKLRDDWQLKTGQPFINSDWNKAKSSLLDEISSRDFMLARMTASQAEIEADTASAALRVTIDSGPQVRMGELTTEGLKRVPEKLVERYVRYSPGAAYDQNKLDTWQQDLQSTAFFRGAFVSLEQPGTAQPTPAPNADRARAPGSTDLAASTPAGDPAVSGAMPPPPPAYDSNGEVTLPVQVRVVEAPPKRFTGSIGLDDEAGVRVESLYRQNVVFGQPLTMETGFSVDRLQQRAYADFLLPPNERGYKDSFGVLYDHSDIQGLDVTRYALGATRLQERKGAGNSRVEYETRWGLLLAQDHVKIDGGDQYTLPTLTATAEWLRRDVDNKYDPREGNLIAVGGGVGVTLDTGEPYTRARLRAQKWWPIGKLDVLTVRGEVGRVWSNSKVRVPDDFGFRTGGARSIRGYKYQSIGVKQDDAVVGAPTLLVGSIEYDHYFNERWGMGVFVDAGDAAESFGDMSMAVGYGVGARVRTPAGPLFLDLAYGQRDRDLRLHFSLGIAF; encoded by the coding sequence ATGCGGTGGGCAGCACGCGCCTTCTTGGCGGGACTGGTGGTGATGACGGGCGAGGCATGGGCCAAGCGCCCGGAAATCATCGTGGACCCGGGCGGCGTGCCGCCGGCCGCCCTGCAGGCGATCACCGAGGCGGTCGATGCGATCGCGCGGCTGGCGGAAGATCAGGACGGCGGTGAAATCAACCGCTTGCGCCGGCGCGCGCGCGACGCGACGCTGGCGGCCCTGGCCACCCAGGGTTATTTCTCGCCCACGGTGAAGCTCGAGGCCGGCACCGACATCGGCGGAGAAACCTGGGACATCAGCATCGTCTCGGGCAAGCGCACCACGGTCACGTCCGTGGATCTTGATTTCACCGGCCGCATTACCCGGCCCGAGTTCGCCTCGCGGGTACAGAAGCTGCGCGACGATTGGCAGCTCAAGACGGGCCAGCCTTTCATCAATAGCGACTGGAACAAGGCGAAGTCGAGCCTGCTGGACGAAATATCTTCGCGCGACTTCATGCTGGCGCGCATGACCGCGTCGCAGGCGGAAATCGAGGCCGATACGGCCTCGGCCGCCTTGCGCGTCACGATAGACAGCGGCCCTCAGGTGCGCATGGGCGAACTCACCACCGAGGGCCTGAAACGGGTGCCCGAGAAGCTGGTCGAGCGCTATGTACGCTATTCGCCGGGCGCCGCCTATGACCAGAACAAGCTGGACACCTGGCAGCAGGATCTGCAATCCACCGCGTTCTTCCGCGGCGCGTTCGTGTCGCTCGAGCAGCCCGGCACGGCGCAACCGACGCCCGCGCCGAACGCGGACCGCGCGCGCGCGCCTGGTTCGACCGACCTGGCTGCCTCGACGCCTGCGGGCGATCCCGCCGTGTCCGGCGCCATGCCGCCGCCGCCGCCCGCCTATGACTCGAACGGCGAGGTGACTTTGCCGGTGCAGGTGCGGGTGGTGGAAGCGCCGCCCAAGCGCTTCACCGGGTCGATCGGCCTGGACGACGAGGCCGGCGTGCGGGTGGAGTCGCTGTACCGGCAGAACGTGGTCTTCGGCCAGCCGCTCACCATGGAGACGGGCTTCAGCGTGGACCGTTTGCAGCAGCGCGCCTACGCGGACTTCCTGTTGCCGCCGAACGAGCGCGGCTACAAGGATTCCTTCGGCGTGCTTTACGACCACTCCGACATCCAGGGGCTGGACGTGACCCGCTACGCCCTGGGCGCGACGCGCCTGCAAGAGCGCAAGGGCGCGGGCAACAGCCGGGTGGAATACGAGACCCGCTGGGGCCTGCTGCTGGCGCAGGATCACGTGAAGATCGACGGCGGCGACCAATACACGCTGCCGACCTTGACCGCGACTGCGGAATGGCTGCGCCGCGACGTGGACAACAAGTACGATCCGCGCGAGGGCAACCTGATCGCGGTCGGCGGCGGCGTCGGCGTGACGCTGGACACCGGCGAACCCTATACCCGCGCCCGGCTGCGGGCGCAGAAATGGTGGCCCATCGGCAAGCTGGACGTGCTGACCGTACGCGGCGAAGTCGGCCGGGTGTGGTCCAACAGCAAGGTGCGGGTGCCGGACGATTTCGGCTTCCGCACGGGCGGCGCGCGTTCGATCCGCGGCTACAAGTATCAGAGCATCGGCGTGAAGCAAGATGATGCCGTGGTGGGCGCGCCCACGCTGCTGGTCGGCAGCATCGAGTACGACCACTATTTCAATGAGCGCTGGGGCATGGGCGTGTTCGTGGACGCCGGCGACGCCGCGGAATCGTTTGGCGATATGTCGATGGCGGTGGGCTACGGCGTCGGCGCGCGGGTGCGCACCCCAGCCGGCCCGCTATTCCTCGACTTGGCCTACGGCCAGCGCGACCGCGACCTGCGCCTGCATTTTTCCTTGGGGATCGCGTTTTGA
- the apbC gene encoding iron-sulfur cluster carrier protein ApbC, with the protein MSITIEQIRAALRAAQDPNTGMDLGVSVKDRDIKLEGGRVSLALELGYPADAARAQVRDIAVAALAAAGVADAQVEVTWKVAAHAVQKGLKPLSNVRNIIAVASGKGGVGKSTTAVNLALALAAEGAKVGVLDADIYGPSVPTMLGISGRPESLDNKSMEPLTGHGLQANSIGFLIDADSPAIWRGPMVTQALEQLLRQTNWRDLDYLIVDMPPGTGDVALTLAQKVPVVGAVIVTTPQDVALLDARKGLRMFQKVDVPILGVVENMAIHICSQCGHAEHIFGEGGGQRMAEQYQTPWLGSLPLTLAIRVQTDAGSPTVVSDPGSEAAALYRGIARKLAAGVAALPRDMAGKFPSIVVQQPT; encoded by the coding sequence ATGAGTATAACGATAGAACAAATTCGCGCCGCGCTGCGCGCCGCGCAGGACCCGAATACTGGTATGGATTTGGGTGTTTCTGTAAAAGATCGTGACATCAAGCTGGAAGGCGGACGCGTTTCGCTGGCGCTGGAGCTGGGCTATCCCGCCGACGCCGCGCGCGCACAGGTCCGGGACATCGCCGTGGCGGCGCTGGCCGCCGCCGGCGTGGCCGATGCCCAGGTCGAGGTGACCTGGAAGGTCGCCGCCCACGCGGTGCAGAAGGGCCTGAAGCCGCTGTCCAATGTGCGCAACATTATTGCGGTGGCCTCCGGCAAGGGCGGCGTGGGCAAGAGCACCACGGCCGTCAACCTGGCCCTGGCCCTGGCGGCCGAAGGCGCCAAGGTGGGCGTGCTGGACGCGGACATCTACGGGCCCAGCGTGCCGACCATGCTGGGCATCTCGGGCCGCCCCGAAAGCCTGGACAACAAGAGCATGGAGCCGCTCACGGGTCACGGCCTGCAGGCCAACTCCATCGGCTTCCTGATCGACGCCGACTCGCCCGCCATCTGGCGCGGCCCCATGGTGACGCAGGCGCTGGAACAGCTGCTGCGCCAGACCAACTGGCGCGACCTCGACTACCTGATCGTCGACATGCCCCCGGGCACGGGCGACGTGGCCTTGACGCTGGCACAGAAGGTGCCGGTGGTGGGCGCCGTCATCGTCACCACGCCGCAGGACGTGGCGCTGCTGGACGCGCGCAAGGGCTTGCGCATGTTCCAGAAGGTCGACGTGCCGATCCTGGGCGTGGTCGAGAACATGGCCATCCATATCTGCTCGCAATGCGGGCACGCCGAACATATTTTCGGCGAGGGCGGCGGCCAGCGCATGGCCGAGCAGTACCAGACCCCCTGGCTGGGCAGCCTGCCGCTGACCCTGGCGATCCGCGTGCAGACCGACGCCGGCTCGCCGACCGTGGTGTCGGATCCGGGCAGCGAAGCCGCGGCCCTGTACCGCGGCATTGCCCGCAAGCTGGCGGCTGGCGTGGCCGCGCTGCCACGCGACATGGCCGGGAAATTCCCGTCCATCGTCGTGCAGCAACCGACCTGA
- the metG gene encoding methionine--tRNA ligase has product MSRTLFVTTALPYANGSFHIGHIMEYIQADIWVRSMRMAGHTVHFVGADDAHGAPIMLKAEKEGITPQALVARYAAERPQYLNGFHIRFDHWHSTDSAENVALSQDIYRALKAQDLIETRSIEQFYDPVKGMFLADRYIKGECPKCHAKDQYGDSCEVCGAVYAPTELINPYSALTGATPVLKSSDHFFFKLSDPRCVEFLQQWTTGSNAAGGKHLQPEMLAKTREWLGSDDGEAKLGDWDISRDAPYFGIEIPDAPGKYFYVWLDAPVGYLASLKSYCAVKGLDFDKLLDPAGPTEQVHFIGKDIVYFHALFWPAMLKFAGRKTPDAVNVHGFITVSGEKMSKSRGTGISPLRYLELGMNAEWMRYYIAAKLNARVEDMDFNPEDFIARVNSDLIGKYVNIASRAASFITKHFDGVLGYSGDTSALAAEYAEQAESIRAAFEAREYNRAIREIMAYADRLNQAFDTAQPWVLAKGIATADDAQKAALQDICSRSLAGFKALSVMLAPVLPELAERVALELFGAQAPFTWADAAVLPQRVAPFKHLMQRVEPQMLEDLFEPPAAPVVVPGGEPIAETISIDDFARVDLRIAQIVNCEHVEGSTKLLRLTLDAGEGRHRNVFSGIKSAYKPEDLIGKLTVLVANLAPRKMKFGVSEGMVLAASHADESVDAGIYVLEPFPGAKPGMRVR; this is encoded by the coding sequence ATGTCTCGCACCCTTTTTGTCACCACTGCGCTGCCCTACGCCAACGGATCTTTCCACATCGGCCACATCATGGAGTACATCCAGGCCGATATCTGGGTTCGTTCGATGCGAATGGCGGGCCACACGGTGCACTTCGTGGGTGCGGATGATGCGCACGGCGCGCCCATCATGCTGAAGGCGGAAAAGGAAGGCATCACGCCGCAGGCCCTGGTGGCGCGCTACGCCGCCGAGCGCCCGCAGTACCTGAACGGCTTTCACATCCGCTTCGACCACTGGCATTCCACCGATTCGGCCGAAAACGTCGCCCTGTCGCAAGACATCTATCGCGCGTTGAAGGCCCAGGACCTGATCGAAACCCGCTCCATCGAGCAGTTCTACGATCCGGTCAAGGGCATGTTCCTGGCCGACCGTTACATCAAGGGCGAATGCCCCAAGTGCCACGCGAAGGACCAGTATGGCGATTCCTGCGAGGTCTGCGGCGCGGTCTACGCGCCCACCGAACTGATCAACCCGTACTCGGCGCTGACCGGCGCCACGCCGGTGCTGAAGTCCTCGGACCACTTCTTCTTCAAACTGTCCGATCCGCGCTGCGTGGAATTCCTGCAGCAGTGGACCACCGGCTCCAACGCCGCCGGCGGCAAGCACCTGCAGCCTGAAATGCTGGCCAAGACGCGCGAGTGGCTGGGCTCGGACGATGGCGAGGCCAAACTGGGCGACTGGGACATTTCCCGCGACGCACCCTATTTCGGCATCGAGATCCCGGACGCGCCGGGCAAGTACTTCTACGTCTGGCTGGACGCGCCCGTGGGCTACCTGGCCTCGCTGAAGTCATATTGCGCGGTCAAGGGCCTGGACTTCGACAAGCTGCTCGATCCGGCCGGCCCCACCGAGCAGGTCCATTTCATCGGCAAGGACATCGTGTATTTCCACGCGCTGTTCTGGCCCGCGATGCTGAAGTTCGCCGGCCGCAAGACGCCGGATGCCGTGAACGTACACGGCTTCATCACCGTCAGCGGCGAAAAAATGTCCAAGAGCCGCGGCACCGGCATTTCGCCGCTGCGCTACCTGGAACTCGGCATGAACGCCGAATGGATGCGCTACTACATCGCCGCCAAGCTGAACGCACGGGTCGAAGACATGGACTTCAACCCCGAGGACTTCATCGCCCGCGTCAACAGCGACCTGATCGGCAAGTACGTCAACATCGCCAGCCGCGCCGCCAGCTTCATCACCAAGCATTTCGATGGAGTCCTCGGCTATTCGGGCGACACCTCGGCGCTGGCCGCGGAGTACGCCGAACAGGCGGAGTCCATCCGCGCCGCGTTCGAAGCCCGCGAATACAACCGCGCCATCCGCGAAATCATGGCCTACGCCGATCGCCTCAACCAGGCGTTCGATACGGCTCAGCCCTGGGTCCTGGCCAAGGGCATCGCCACGGCCGATGACGCGCAGAAGGCCGCCCTGCAGGACATCTGCTCGCGCTCGCTGGCGGGCTTCAAGGCGCTGTCCGTGATGCTGGCGCCGGTGCTGCCCGAGCTGGCTGAACGCGTGGCCCTGGAACTGTTCGGCGCGCAGGCGCCGTTCACCTGGGCCGACGCCGCCGTGCTGCCGCAGCGCGTGGCGCCGTTCAAGCACCTGATGCAGCGCGTCGAACCGCAGATGCTGGAAGACCTGTTCGAGCCGCCGGCCGCCCCCGTGGTGGTGCCCGGCGGCGAGCCCATCGCCGAGACCATCTCGATCGACGACTTCGCCCGCGTCGACCTGCGCATCGCGCAGATCGTCAACTGCGAACACGTGGAAGGCTCGACCAAGCTGCTGCGCCTGACCCTGGATGCCGGCGAAGGCCGCCACCGCAACGTGTTCTCGGGCATCAAGTCGGCCTACAAGCCCGAAGACCTGATCGGCAAGCTGACCGTGCTGGTGGCCAACCTGGCCCCGCGCAAGATGAAGTTCGGCGTGTCCGAAGGCATGGTGCTGGCCGCCAGCCATGCGGATGAATCGGTGGACGCCGGCATCTACGTGCTGGAGCCGTTCCCCGGCGCCAAGCCCGGCATGCGCGTGCGCTAA
- a CDS encoding sulfurtransferase, translating to MTAVVNIAAYKFVSLDALPALRARLLDEAGVAGLKGTILLAEEGINLFLAGAADGIDAFLRTLRADPRFADLEVKFSHSDTVPFRKLLVKIKREIIRMDHPAIRPEAGRAPGVDARTLARWLEAGVDDAGRPVVMLDTRNAFEVDEGTFKNAIDWRIERFTQFPAAVQAHRAEFEGKTVVSFCTGGIRCEKAAIYMNEVGIQNVYQLDGGILKYFEETGGPGYDGKCFVFDERISLDPALAPSKA from the coding sequence ATGACTGCCGTCGTAAATATCGCCGCTTACAAATTCGTTTCGCTGGATGCCCTGCCGGCGTTGCGCGCCCGCCTTCTGGATGAGGCCGGCGTGGCCGGGCTCAAGGGCACCATCCTGTTGGCCGAAGAGGGCATCAATCTGTTCCTGGCGGGGGCGGCGGACGGCATCGACGCCTTCCTGCGCACGCTGCGCGCCGATCCGCGCTTTGCCGATCTGGAAGTGAAGTTCAGCCACAGCGACACCGTGCCGTTCCGCAAGCTGCTGGTGAAGATCAAACGCGAGATCATCCGCATGGACCACCCGGCGATCCGCCCCGAGGCAGGCCGCGCGCCCGGCGTGGACGCGCGCACGCTGGCGCGCTGGCTGGAAGCCGGCGTGGACGACGCCGGACGGCCCGTGGTCATGCTGGACACGCGCAACGCCTTCGAGGTCGACGAAGGCACCTTCAAGAATGCCATCGACTGGCGCATCGAGCGCTTTACGCAGTTTCCCGCGGCGGTGCAGGCGCACCGGGCGGAATTCGAGGGCAAGACGGTGGTCAGTTTCTGCACCGGCGGAATCCGCTGCGAGAAGGCCGCCATCTACATGAACGAAGTCGGCATTCAGAACGTCTACCAGCTAGACGGCGGCATCCTCAAGTACTTCGAGGAAACCGGCGGCCCGGGCTATGACGGCAAGTGCTTCGTCTTCGACGAGCGCATTTCGCTGGATCCGGCGCTGGCGCCCAGCAAGGCGTAA
- a CDS encoding META and DUF4377 domain-containing protein encodes MPFAAFLRWLAPCLLSIGLAACSSPPQRAADGQDPRFQPASVSDMLAQTSWDLARWTLPGGGLRQIPHPSSNSRPLTASFIHDQGSPRISGFSGCNQYNGSYTVANGLLIVQGRPVSTMMACAPQNMKLEQDFLAALTSITATSVDNANNPQRMTWVLSSGDRLDFGRRTDPIAGGQQGPTKLVYVNSERVPCTAGAGRAMCYQVRDGAGQPWQLWYGEITGFNFQPGVRYRLRVVEVRNPNPPADASTLNWVLDAVVEQEIVNR; translated from the coding sequence ATGCCCTTTGCCGCGTTCCTGCGCTGGCTTGCGCCTTGCCTGTTGTCCATTGGACTGGCCGCCTGCTCTTCACCGCCCCAGCGCGCCGCGGATGGACAGGATCCCCGCTTCCAGCCGGCCTCCGTCTCCGACATGCTGGCCCAGACCAGTTGGGACCTGGCGCGCTGGACCTTGCCGGGCGGCGGCTTGCGGCAGATTCCGCATCCGTCTTCCAATTCGCGTCCGCTCACGGCCAGCTTCATCCATGACCAGGGCTCGCCGCGTATTTCCGGCTTTTCCGGCTGCAATCAGTACAACGGTTCCTATACCGTCGCCAACGGTCTTCTGATCGTGCAGGGACGTCCGGTGTCGACCATGATGGCCTGCGCGCCGCAGAACATGAAACTGGAGCAGGACTTCCTGGCCGCGCTGACCAGCATCACCGCCACGTCGGTGGACAACGCCAATAATCCGCAGCGCATGACCTGGGTGCTCAGCTCGGGCGACAGGCTGGACTTCGGGCGTCGCACCGATCCCATCGCGGGCGGTCAGCAGGGGCCGACCAAACTGGTCTACGTGAACTCGGAGCGCGTGCCCTGCACCGCTGGCGCGGGCCGCGCCATGTGCTACCAGGTGCGCGACGGCGCGGGCCAGCCCTGGCAGCTCTGGTACGGTGAAATTACGGGTTTCAACTTCCAGCCTGGCGTGCGCTACCGCTTGCGCGTGGTCGAGGTCCGCAACCCGAATCCGCCGGCCGACGCGTCGACGCTGAACTGGGTGCTGGACGCCGTGGTCGAGCAGGAAATCGTCAATCGTTGA
- a CDS encoding META domain-containing protein: protein MPKLLSTRCRLLGPALLAAALAGCAGTTGGARPQGAAAANAASSADSLAQTSWELVRWTQAGGALRDIPHGDNGEPVRLTFLAQGKQYRVNGFAGCNRYMGTYKLEGGKLYIDAPAATRMACPAPERARLEADYLRGLSAIDTFTLDNGGAPRHLTFNLRGGDVLEFVRRQDPPTP from the coding sequence ATGCCTAAGCTCTTGTCCACGCGCTGCCGCTTGCTTGGCCCGGCCCTGCTGGCCGCGGCCCTGGCCGGCTGCGCAGGAACGACCGGAGGCGCGCGCCCGCAAGGCGCCGCCGCGGCCAATGCCGCCAGCAGCGCGGATTCGCTGGCCCAGACCAGTTGGGAACTGGTGCGCTGGACGCAGGCGGGTGGCGCGCTGCGCGACATTCCGCACGGCGACAACGGCGAACCCGTGCGCCTGACCTTCCTGGCGCAGGGCAAGCAATACCGCGTCAACGGTTTTGCCGGCTGCAACCGCTACATGGGCACGTACAAGCTCGAAGGCGGCAAGCTCTACATCGATGCCCCGGCCGCCACGCGCATGGCCTGCCCCGCGCCTGAACGCGCCCGCCTGGAGGCGGACTATCTGCGCGGCCTGAGCGCCATTGACACGTTCACGTTGGACAACGGCGGGGCGCCGCGGCATCTGACCTTCAACCTGCGCGGCGGCGACGTGCTGGAATTCGTGCGCCGGCAAGATCCGCCCACGCCCTGA